The Dermacentor silvarum isolate Dsil-2018 chromosome 7, BIME_Dsil_1.4, whole genome shotgun sequence genomic sequence CGACTAGTTTGCCCAATTAAGCTCTGGTCCCTGGCTGAGTGTCGTCACACCGGCTACCTGGCACCTGGCTGCCAGTGATCCCCGCCTGCTCTTCCTGTCAACGCACAATCTGGGGAGCCCAGTAACTTTTGTGGTGGCTGCTGCATCAAAATGGTAGCCATGCCTCACACATTCAGCCATGTGACACAGTCTTCCTGTCCTAGCCCTGACAAAGATGTCCTCTTGGACTTTACCTTGTTGGCGTAGCCCTCTTTGGCCGAGTCAACCTCGCCACTTGGCCTCAGTCAGCTTCCTCTGCAGGATGGCCCTGGTGATTAGGTCAGGGCCATGTGGGGATCAAGGTCCCTTCCCGCACCTCATCCCCCAGCTCGCACGTGATGTTTAGCTCAATCTCCCGGAACCGCAGCCCCAGTGGCAACATGGTGGACACAGCTAGTGTACTGGAGCTAATTTCCAGCGCAAACTGTGTTAATCCCTCCCAACGTCGAATCACCGCACAAGCACACATCACTGGGATGCCCCTGATTGGCCTCCCAAGTGGAGGCCCCGAGTCACCCTCTCCACCCAAGCTCTCTCCCACTAAGCACTTCaccgccgcggcagatgctcacaggcccgcaacgagttTGTTACATGGGACCTCTACTCCCGCGCCTTCTCATTCTCGCGCTTGGTGGATCCCTACATAGTTAACCCTAGCGAAGCAGGCGTGTCTACTCATTCGGTCTTGCAGTGAGCCTTTACCTGTAAatgccgtgactgtcgcactgtgttGTTTCTTGGGTTAAAACCTATCTTTGTGGACGGTCTGATTTCGGAGCCTTCTCTGTACCGTGTCAGAGAGTCTACAAACCCTGTCGTAGCACCTTTGTGATATGATTTTCTCATAGGGTGAGCCTCGCACAAAGCCATCTCCAcaagcgttgcataatgccggttcccaaaaGACAGCTTCACCACTATACAGCAGTTACTCTGTGAAGCATGAGCAATGTATTGTGGTGAAGCAGACGAAGAGTGTAAAGaggccactgtcacgggacacAGTACGCATTAATTAATTATAGTATACACACGCGTGCAGCTGCCCGCTCCTGTCTCAGTATGAGTACCGATATGCCCCAAAAAGTgcactggcaggccttcagagctatcagatgtgcctgtggtgatttgagctCTTGGTGCAGTCAAAGGCACGCATTATTTTTTCAGAATGCCAGATTTTTATGGCATTTTTGTGGCCCCTAGGAAGTCTGCAAAATCAGACACTGACTGTCTATGTATATCAAGGTGCCAGGCAACTAGAGTTCCAGCCACGCAGCAACACACAAATCTGCATTCATTATGCAGGATGAAAAAGTGACGGATACCGCAGACAAACCATGCCTCCTCCACCACTTTCTCTACATTTTCACCTCATTATAATCACAATTCCGTTCCAGCCTCATCTGTTTCCCTGCTACTTCCTACATGGGTTAAAAAAGTTGATTGAACAAGAACTCCTTGGTGTCAACCTTGTTGATGTCCGGTAATCCTTGGGACGAGTCCCCAGACGGTGGTTCCAGGTCGACGGCCATGCGCTTCAGCTTTCGCTTGCGCCTCTGTGGCCGTGCTGCTGTGGGCAGGCAGTTCTCGTTGAGCGAGTCTGATTCGGCCGCATTGGCCTGCCGGTGGCGCCATGCGCACAGTCGCTGGAGCAGGTCATCCGAGTCACTCTGGGGAGCGTCCAGCTGCAGGAGCGAGCATTGACGGAGAATGAATGAATCGATTGTACGCAATTCATTTACTTATGGAAGTGCCGATCGGGAGCTTGACCCTTTTTGTAGCGCAAAACAATGGAAAGAAGTGTACCAAGTTTCCCAGAAACTTCCCATAAATGTGGTGTGCAAGCAGCAATGTTTCCAATGCAAGCATTCATGCAGCTTGTCAGCCTGACAAGTGCCGCCTTCTAGTGTCAAAAACTGGAACTAGAAGCAAGATGACTGATCCATCAGTTCAAACTGCAAGGTATTCTCATCAGCTGTCAAGAAACGGCTAACAGTGCTCAGGTGGCGAAATCGAAACGTGCCAAGTGTCTCAATGCGCTGGATTGCCCGAGATAAATTCTTACAGGTATTTTACGCTGCTTGTCGATACATGCgtccgtggcataatggtttcaatatcaggATTATGTGCTAGTGGTgttgggttcgaatcctgccgtcgaaCAATCTTATAGTGCTTATTCAAATTATTTATAACACAGtgctttgttgaaaatgatgagtttacaaagtcacgaagccgtttgaatcCAGAAGGAacaagtttaggcaaattcatgtaccAACCATCAGGGGTCATCATTCCCATGCTGACTGAACCACTTGCTTGCAGCTGCCATAGGCACCAGCATCCGAGTTCCCACTAGTGCATGAAAATCTATGGCATGCACTGCATAATCTCGGATGTCATACCGAGAAGCGGCAGATTCTAGATCATGTGCCACTTGCAGTAAACAGCCAAtggcggctttctttttttcggtatCAAAACCATCTATTTTTGGAGAGTTCTCTGTGATGCAGATACTCGTATTTCAAATGTAAAACTTTGCACAAAAGCTGTATATTTACACAAATCACAAAGTTGTGATCAGCTTGAATGTAGCACTGATTTCATAATATGCCCTCATGCCTGTTTATTGCAAACCGTTGTCTTGTCTGAAAGCGTGTACATACCTTacttgttttatatttatttgttttgccgatttgtaaatttagcaaatgtataTCCACCCTGCCAAAACCCTATGTTAGGgttgcagtattcataaataaataaataaatatttacacTATCAGAAACTATACTTTTTTTTACGAGGCTCAAAATTTTGTTGCATGGAAGACCAGCTCAGCTTGTTCAGAATTTACTTGCTAAAACCACGAAAGAAAAGCTTAGCTCCCCCACAGAAGCTTCGACAGTCCTGAACAGGCCCGATTTAGTTATTCATTTATTGATCAGGCGATTTAATGTCCCAAAGGAACAGACAAACCACGATGGAAGCTTACATAGGGGCTCCACATGACACCTGAATCTACACACACCTAAAACACGAGTTGTAGCATTTTGCCACCCCCTCATTGAAACGCAGCCGCTGCAGAAGATGGCTAAAGCTCATCCAGCGCTCTGTATGACCGGGCCGTTGCAATCCATTCCAGATGCCAGTGTCGTCAGAACCGGCACGGCATACGGCAGTATGCGTCGGATATGGCGGAGAATGCAGAAGTACTGAGGTGGAATACAGTCAAGTAGTTGAAGAGACTCTGCTGTAACGGACGGATTCCATTGCATACAATGAAGCGTTTAGCAAAGTCTTGGGTAGATTTCAAAACGAGAACCCTAGGGTTTCCAAGGGGTGTGAGCACTCACCCATGCAGCTTCACCGTCTTCGATTTATGCGTTGTTCGGATTTGCATATCATAGCGAAGTATCTTGGTTTGCTTTTTTGTTAGCGCTTTCTTGCAATTTTGCACTCCATCACAAAATGGTAAAAATAGCAGCTAACACATTTCTTCGGGCACGATGGTGTAACACAGCAAGTATGTACAGAGTGAGCAGACAGAGAAAGTCTGTCTTGTTCCTTGCTTTGTCTGCTCATGCTGTGTGTACTTTCAAAAATGGCCCCAGGCAGGTTTTTCCACACTTCCAAATAAAGCTACCGTAATGGCTGAGACACAGGTCACGAACCAAACACAATTTGCTGCTTCCCAACTCATTCCAACAGCACTAGTTACATTTTTCACTGCCTTGCAATTAAAACAATGATTTAATCTTACTACAGGTTAAAACTGTGTGATCAAAAAGCGAGAAATTATTTCTTCTGACAGGTGCAATCGTTCATGCGACACTTGCCCTTAGTGAACCTGGTTACCAGTTCGATCTGCAGTCACTTCATTTGTTTTTCCTGTTAACACATTTGCACCGATTCCTGCTTTGAAGAGCAAAGTAAGAACACTTGAACACAAACACAGCCGAGGCACCCACTCACTGGTAAGGTGAGCCAATGGTTACCATAGTTACTATGATGAGATGGCACAGGGTGTATTCCAGATACCACCCTGGCAAGTGAGTAGGTGGCCCTGCATTGAGTAATCCTTTTTTGAAGCACCAGTGGCAATTAAGATAGACAGCGATGAAGCTAGACACTTCAACGCGGCAAAGCCAGTCACTTCAACGCGGCAAAGCCAGTTCGATGAATGCAAACGCGGCAAAGCCAGTTCAATGAATGCACTTGCTGACAAGTGTGTTTTTACAGCAGGTGTGTCTAAACCTTTCCGTGCGACAGCTTGCGAATGACGCTAGTGGTGAAATGCACTTGTTCAGTGACACTAAATTTGCCAGTCTGACAGGGGCATTAAACTTGTGTTCCAAGAACCATTACTCACTTCACACGACAGTGTCTCTACACTGTTAATGCTTTCACTACGATCAAAGCCTTTGTGAGCCCTGCAAAGTCACACAACACTCTACACCCTTTGGGCATACTGTTGCCAAACGATAATCTTCATATGTGTTGCTTGCATTTCGTTCCTTGAAAAATGTGTGCTTGCTACTTTTCTGTTGAGAATGCTGTCATACTTATAAAGTGCATGCCGTTCATAATCTGGAAGTTAGCAGGAAAGAAGGGAAAGGCACGCAGGATGGATGACAACCATTGTTTGGCTAAGCCCCACAGTGTCCAACTTTTCTTAGAGTGAACTTAATTTCTCTGTTTTATGCTAGTTAGTAACCAATTTCTAATGATGGTTCTCCCTCTTTCTACCAGAGTGGCACAACATGTGTTCCCGTGCGTCTTgcattttcttttcgttctaTCTTTATTTTTGGCAAAGAAGGCTGCTCATTTTTTCAGTAACAGACTGAAAAGCGTGCAGAAGTTGTAAAAGGGGGCTCACCATACGAGGCATGGCACGTCCCTCCAGGCTGGACTCGGAGTCGTCTCCGGACACAGCGCTCACGGAACGGGTAGTCTGGCATGTCGTCGAGGATGACACGGCCCCTTGCAGGCGTGCAACATCGCCGTCCGAGGGGGGCAAGAGGGTCTTCTTGGACCACCACTTGCGCTGTGGTGGCCGCGGGTGTCGCTGGCAGCGGTGTCGCTGAGCAGAGGAGGAGGACTCCTCGAGGGCGCTGGTCAGATCCTGGACAAGCTCGTCCATGTTGTCATAGTCATACGGGGTCAACACTCGAAGACGCTTGATGCCCTGAATCAACGCCCGATCCATCAGGCAGCAACTGCAAGGGCAGCTTGATGTCAGAACTCCATTCACTGTGTACACCGTAAATGACAGACTACCACATTGTCTGCGACGCTGTTGAGGCACAATTCATTGTACTTGATCAGCATGACAGGTGATAGACAATGTGCATAAGGTTGCCTGTGGAGTCCTATGCTTTTCGTGTGTTGGGCTTCTTAACCACAATTCGTTGTGGTTTTTATTACAACACTAGTCTGTCATCCATTGCACTGCAGACAGAAAAAGCATTAACTCATTTGGAAAGACAAAGTATCCCACAATGAACACAAGTCAACCAAGCTGGCATAAAGAAGCAAGATTCAATGCCCGCATGGTTGTTATGACAGGTTGGTAaaggtttgtaacattctgaatTGCTTTTGTTCAAACAGCTTTCTCTTGATTTGCACTTTGTAATGAGAACGTCGGATGTTCAACTACCATTTCACTACCACCAGGTAATGCTACTACCATAGAGGCCATTGCAATAATAAAGATAAAATACCCTTTATTACAAAATTGAAAAGGCTTAAGCACCTGTGGCAGACAACACAGCTCATCCGTCGCTGCACTTTTCCTGGTTCAGAAAGTGCATCCAAGCCGAGGAGACCTTAAGTACCCATGTAGAGTTTATCACGAGATTTAGACTATAGGTTTAATACTAAAAGTAATTCACTGCAAGTGTATTTCAATTTTATTTCTAAAGTGCATTTTGTCGAATAACTTTAGTGGGTGTCCTGGTGGACGATGCCATCCTCAGAGTGAAAGACGTCAGCCCTCGTCCTTTTGCTATTTTACAACGGCAGTCCAGTAATGAATAGAGCCCTGCAGGTATCCCCTTTGATGCATCGTTTCCAGTTTCTTAGCAGCATCACTTTTCACTGCAATAATAATATTCCCTTCAGGTGCCCCATGTCCACATTTCTGGACACCTGTTTTTGTTGGTTCTTATCGAGTGGtgggaaaaaacaaaaaaagcagcaGACATTGAGCTTCAGGTGAATTGCATGCTCAACCTGCCTTGATTTTATTTCCAATGTGCTCCGTACTGCTACAGGCAACCACTTTGCTGAAGGCACTACCACGTTTGACAAAACGTTCGATGTGGCACGTTCCGACGGCAATGTGGAAAGAATAATTTTTTCTTGCTCGTAATGCATGCCATCAATAATAAGATAAGCCTATGATTTAATGTTTTCAATGAAAAAATGAAGCTTTACTAAGAAACCAAGACAGAGAATTAGTTACTCTCCAATTATGATGACTCATCCGAAAATGCACAAGGTTTTTCTTAAAATGACTGTCCACATGGTTCATACGGtaaagcagtggcgcaccgacggggggggattcgggggttgtaacccccccccctgaggccgacttaaccccccctttgtttaaccccttttctttccttatgcatttgagtactgcaactaagatgtaagacgcgcaatcgtctgcacactcgcaaaaagcgcatttttttggacaatttcccgtggagaaatcgaaattagtgctgtttattttagatggtattggcaaactgtcaaccccccccctggcagagatcctgggtgcgctactgcggtaAAGCACCAAGTATAACAACCACGATAAGGCAGACAGGGATGACAGAATGCCAACAGTTTACTGAAACATTGCCCATATATGGGCTGCAGTCAAGAAAACTTTTACAGATGCTTAGGGTAGAAAGCCTACAAAACGAAACAAAGACAACAAAAGAGAAGCTGGAAACAAGGGGAAAAACGGGGAACATTTCAGGGACAATAAATAGTTCATAGTTGGCACTCTGTTGTACTCGTCTAGTTTTTCCTATCATGGTTGTTGGTTGTATTCAGTGCATTACAAGATAGCTATTACAAGATAGCTTATTGACATAGACTAAGAAGGTTGTGTCGAGAAACGAGACCAACAGTGGTTTCATAATAAAAAATAAGTCAAGCAGCACTTGTGCAGCAGCAAGAAACTACGTACAAACTTGCGGCGACATGCAAAGAGGAATGCTCAAACAGGCGTGCAAACAAATGTGCGCTTTTGCATGTTTAGTGTGGTGTACAAGCGACTTTTGACCTGTGGACACACGGGGCAGATAGGAAGATGTGTTAACAAGCGTCTCAGTGAGCATATGAACGGCTGCACATTTGCAACACACAGTCAAAGCTGAACGAGTGAGCTGGAATTTTAAGGAGTGCTGTACCAACACTTCAGTTCAACTGCATTAGAGATAACAGGGCATTTTATATGAAAACGAGTGATAGGCTTTGCACAGGCCACTCGTCAGTTGTCTTCCTTGTACGTGAAGAGGTGCTGTTATGAATGTAACCAACCTGATGGTCTTTTTATCAATTTTTTGAAGTGCCAGTATAGAGCGCACATGACGAGGCATACTGCATAGATTCCTTTCGAAGCAGCAATGCTAGTTGACAGTCAGCACTTGGCCCTGACACAGCTATCTCTCAGATATGACTTCGTTTTTTGCACTGTTGCAATTATCAACCGCTAAGGAATGTATCAAGGTTCTGAAAGTCTTGCTTCACCACATCAGTGTGGGGGGTGCCACAATGTTCACTGTTCCAAGGCCAGATATGCAGTGTAGAGCAGGCATACTAAGATATAATGCAAAGTGGATAAAAGCAGCCAGTGCAAGCGCAGCTAGACCATTTTAACCCTGTCCTTGCTTAGTAATGTTGCACACAATCCACTGTGCATGATTCTCTGAGCAGCACGCAAAGGCCGCCCGTAAATCGCGGCTGGAGCAAGTTTGTATCACTGCACGTATGTTACAAAGTCACGTGATCAGAAAAACACGAAGGCCGGGTCAAGCTAATCGTAAACCGTCCTTTCGTGTTCACCTGTTCTTCTAGTACAGCGATGCCAACTAGCTCAAACAACCGCGCCTGGATCGCTGGCAGCGAGCAAACGGCGCACTTTTTCGAGACGTACGCGCACTTGGTTACTGCGAAAGAAACTGTCGTGCAGAGATCACGCGGAGCGCAGATCTGGGTTAACGGTGTATACGCTTCGTTCTTTTCTGCGGCTTTCCGACGCGCGCGACTTTCATCATTGAACGAGGTCAGTGACGCTGCGCCTACGATGTAGACCAGCGATAAAGAGATTCGCGATCGTCACCTTGAGCAGGCAGCCTTTTCGGGTGCGCGCAATCGACTGGCAGCGGTGCAGCCCCAATCACCAGGCCACAAGCACGGCGGCCAAATACGCATACATGCTAAGTCAGTCCAAGCGGGGAACTGCGTCCGCCGTGGCAGAAAGCGGCAATCCACTAGCGGGAAATGCCGCGTAGTTTCGGTCGTCCAGCAGTGAATATTCGTACTAGCTGACGATACGCGCCTTAATCGCGAAAACGCTGCTTACGCAAAACGCGGAACTCACGAAGGCACTGCTGCAGAAACAACGAAGCAACGGCGTTTTTCCTTTCATTTTAGGGGGTTTAGGCGCCACATAGGGAGTAGCACCCGAGCATGTGACACCCCTTTGAGCGCTGCATGAAAACACGCAGTGGTCACATCGATTCTCGACCAGCGAGATGACAAGATTGCCGCCTTTTCATAAGGACTGCCGTTTCGGTCATCGCAAAACAGAACGAGATCTCGTAATCACGAAGCGATCGCGACGAACGGGGGCCATGAGGTCAACAGCATGCGATATAAAGAGCGAGCTCCCTCAGCACACACAGCTCATGCGACGCCGTTTACCTCTCCGCTTCAGCACTACCACCCGGGTGTCTTCAAGCGACGTGACATGGCGAGCAGCGCGCAATTGCCGACTCTCCCGCGGACTCCCGAACACCTGCCGACGACGCGGGTTTCAAGCCCGGCTCAGCAGACCACATCAACGCACAACGAAAACCGCTGAAAGAAAAACACACGGGTCAGCCTCCTACGGGACAGTAGCCAGCGAGCAACTCGTTCGGAGCTCGTTCGCTGATAAACCTCGCGGCCTCGCGCGCCACGAGAGCCAGCGAGATCTTTTTGTACGCGCACGGAAGGGTAGTAAAGATCCGCGCGTGCTAGTTGTGCAGCTTCCTCTAGTGTCTGATCATAGACACTACAATAAAATGTCAACGTAgctaaagaaaaacatttttacTTAATTAAACATATACTAAAGCGAACTGTAACACGTTTTTACAATAATGTTGAGACTTTGCgaacttttttgtttgtttgcgtgcTATAAAATATTATAACATTGTGCGTACAGGACCATTGACGCCGCCAACTGCGCGTTCCGCTACCTTCGCTTTCTTTCGTCTCCGTTCATGGACTCGTTTCCTCTTCCACTTCCTTTCCCCCTTTCTGTATCATCTGTTTCGCTTGTCAGCCAGCTTTAAATGCGCACAGTTTTTATCGTTCCCCGTGCTGTGCTTGTGTCTTGGCGATCACGTTGTCTCGATCGGACTGCTGTGGATGAAACCCTTTCACTACCACGCGACGACGCGCCATCGGCAATGCAGTACGTGCTGGGCCGAGTGCGCAGTGATATAGGCGCCGCAAGCCCTTCTCCGTGATGTGCAGGCGGACGACGGTTCGGATCCGTTGACCCCTCGCTCGAATAGGCGCCTCTTCCTATCTGCCACGCCATGAGCCACCAATTGTCCGGCGACATCATTAACCTGAACGTCGGGGGAACCAGGTGAGCATGGAGATCGCGGATGTCCCCGTCTCTTTTAGGCTTCCTTCGATGCCGACGACGTCTTGCAGCGT encodes the following:
- the LOC119458676 gene encoding G patch domain-containing protein 2, with product MDRALIQGIKRLRVLTPYDYDNMDELVQDLTSALEESSSSAQRHRCQRHPRPPQRKWWSKKTLLPPSDGDVARLQGAVSSSTTCQTTRSVSAVSGDDSESSLEGRAMPRMLDAPQSDSDDLLQRLCAWRHRQANAAESDSLNENCLPTAARPQRRKRKLKRMAVDLEPPSGDSSQGLPDINKPVPSSQLKAASPDGAAKCTAGGSQQLCGPPAARAAAGSLCGKRKRSMRERSLESVGHRRSSECCDDMDLEEAKPHHGETSSSSLSSSESDAGILTNDEGREGDDEQSDFFHEGGPSCWWDELDGELDARFQAILAGSLKHMSPAARRAYHNNAKVESLFYTGTTDK